The Streptomyces noursei ATCC 11455 sequence GCTGCACTTCATCACGGGTGCACTCGGCGTTCTGCTGGGGCTCGTCTGCTTCCGGGGCACCCTGCAGTCGATACTGCTGCTGGCCCTCTGGATCGGCTTCGGCTGGTTGTTGCGCGGCATCATGATGACGGCGGCCGCGGGGTCCACTCCCAACATGCCCGCACGCGGGTGGCAGATGTTCCTGGGAATCATCACTCTCCTCGCCGGCATCGTCCTGATCGTCTCGCCGTTCCCCTCGATCGCCGTGCTCACCATGGTGGCGGGAATCGCGGCCATCGTGCTGGGCGTGGTCGAGGTGGCCCATGCCATCCAACTGCGCGTCGCGGCCGGCCGACTCACCAAAGGCACCACCACCAAGCACCACCGGTCCCCGTTCCACTTCCGCCCCCACCCACAGCACTGACCCGGACGGCGCTACGGACCGATCGCGTAGCGCCGTCCACCAGCCACCGGCCGGCGACTCCCGCCGCCCGGTGGCTCGCACTCCTGGTCACGACCACCTACCGGGGTCGTGGCACTCACCCGCACCCCGGACAAGGTCCCCGATCCGGGCGTCCGGGTCCGGGCCGCCGACTTCGACGACCGGGAGTCGTTGACCCGCGCGTTCGACGGTGCCGAGCGGGCGCTCGTCATCAGTACGGACGCGGCATCAGCGGCGAGGGGCACATCGAGTACGTCGGGTACCTCGGATACATCGGGTACCTCGGATACGTCGGATACGTCGGATACGTCGCCAGGGAGGACTGTGCCGCGGTGGGCGCGGCCCTGCTCGCCGAGGGCGGGCACACGGGCGACTACCTCGACGTCACCGGCCGGTCGCACGTGCCGTACGTCGCGATCATCGGGGGGGGGGGAGATAAAGACAGTCGCCGCCGGGGCGGGCGGCTGGACGCACCGACGTGCGAAGGACAGTGCGCCCCAGCCTCATCCCGACCCGTCCTGACCGGACCGGGCGTGATCCCGACGCTAGAGTGCCGCGCGGTCTGCCGCGAGGCGAGCTGCCCCGTTCTCCGTACGGGACGCTCCATGGGGCACGGGGACAAGCCGAGCGCACCACGCCTGCGCCCGCGCCCGCGCCGAGCCCGAAGGGAAAAGGCCCCCTCCTCGTATGAGGAAGGGGCCTTTCATGGAGCGCCCGGCCGGCCTTGCACCTGCATCTCCCACCGGTTGGTGGACGTCTTTCCTTGGACCACGGACGCATGACTCCCACCCGCTGCCCGCGGGGCGAAGTTGCGTCATGATCATATCGGATCCGCGATGCCGCTGCGAACCGCGCCGGAGTCCCGGCCGTCGCCCGAGGCGAGCTCGACGCGATCAGCGGCGTCATGCCGTGGTCGGCGGTGACATGCGGGGTCAGCGATGACCTGCCGTGGTCACCAGCGGCCTGCCACGGCCGGCGGTGGCAACTACGCCTACCCGCGCGCCTCTCCGCCCCGCGCCGCGACCAGTACCGCGCCGGCCACGGCCAGGAGGGCGACCGCGAGGCCGAAGGCGGTGGCCGCCGCCGGCAGGCCGATGGCGTCACTGAGGTAGCCGTCGGCGACCGGGAGGGTGCCGGCGAGGAGGTAACCCCCGGCGTTCAGGGCCGCGTTGGCCTCCGCGCGGCGGGCGGCCGGGACCTCGCGGCTGAGCAGCGTGAGCCCGCCCAACTGGCCGGCGCCCTGGCCCGCACCGGCCAGCACCACCGCGGCGACCAGGGGGACGAGCGTGGCGGTGTGGATGGCGGTGACCAGCGCCAGGGTGCCGGC is a genomic window containing:
- a CDS encoding HdeD family acid-resistance protein, translating into MTSPSESSGNSPPREPQAEGTSPMGEALGTLANRSWQALFTIGLASVALGVAVLAWPGKTLHVVGVIFGIFLLVSGVFQLAAAFGAHVPGHLRALHFITGALGVLLGLVCFRGTLQSILLLALWIGFGWLLRGIMMTAAAGSTPNMPARGWQMFLGIITLLAGIVLIVSPFPSIAVLTMVAGIAAIVLGVVEVAHAIQLRVAAGRLTKGTTTKHHRSPFHFRPHPQH